The Apodemus sylvaticus chromosome 4, mApoSyl1.1, whole genome shotgun sequence nucleotide sequence CTAGAAGTCCTCCTCCTCCACGGCCTCCCAATGTTTGCTGAGAGGGAACTTTGCTTCATTCAGACAGTGACTCTTCCAGAAGGAGCACTTTTCCCACGTATTTATTCTGTTAGCCACAATCCCGTAGCCACTTTCTTTCTGCTATGTTGCTACAGTAGAACTGGACTGTTAATATCCTGGGCAGCTTCAAGTCCACCTTCATAAATACATTTGTTTCACAGAAGCATGTAGTTTGGTGGCTGGAGTTTTAAGAGTCACCTATTGCACTCACAAGGCTATCTTATTAGATATGCCAGACCAGCCCCTACTCCAGCAACACCCGCAAAAGCCAGCAGCACATTTCTGATGCCGCCTTCTAGGTCCTGAACGTGGAAGAACTCCACAAACCCAtcctagaaaacaaaaagaaaagcacattttCAAGTATGGGTTTCTGCTGTTGTAACACTAAATACAAAGGGTGAATTAAAATACCCCCCAACAATGATGAACTGATTATCTACTCCAGGAACGCAAGAGACATTTCTGGAGTTCTTTCCAGTGAGTAACCATTCACGACAGTTACCCTACAGCAGTTGTATTGCACCTCAATTATTTTTACACAATTTGAGCaaaagaattgagggcccataaCCACTCTTTGGAGCGCCATGCAGTATTTCTCCAATGGGTGAGTGTTTGCTAATGAGGATGAGTACACCTTCCAGCAGAGCTTTTTGGGTATTAACTTATAAAATACAGGCTCTACCCCTTATCCATTTGATTAAAATGAGGGGCCCACTGGGAATGTCATTTAGTCATCACAGGTGACTCTTACTTCTTCACGGTTTGAATCCACTGCTCTGAAGATTATCCAACTGAATTAGAAGAACCACCTACAGAATACAAGACCTTTTGGTACAATTCAAGACCGTCATAATCAGTTTTTCTCTGGACCTACCACCTACAACGACCAACATCATGCAACGAGATACATAAGTTGTGTGTGAAGCCGGAGAGGAGCTTTATAAGAAATATCCTGCACCCCATTTCCACTCCACGGTCCCTTTAAACCACAAGGCAAACTTACCCAGCCTCTTTGTTTGACAAGCCAGTCCCGTTTCGTCCTTACAAGAACATCTGTGATACTTTCTGCTAATGGTTCGATGCAGCTTTCTTGGTTTATGCTCTTTAAGTGTTTGGCCACAAAGGCACCAAAGGAAATAAGAGTCACAATTCTGCCCCAGTTTGTTACGCCATCTTTGAAAACATGGACCATCACTCGAGAAAAAGATTTAACATCGTCTTCGTTTTTAATGTCCAGTTTCCGAAGCATGCCTGAGGAGAAAAGCAAGAAACCTCATGGCCTCCTTTGTCTCCAGCCGGGCACTACCCTCCTGCCCACCCACGACGAGGGGACCTGGCTGTGCCCGCTCGAGAGCGGTCAGGCGGACCCCACGCCGACAGTGACATCCACCCTTTTCCGGCCTTTGAACCCAACAGCCAGATGGGCGGAAACAATGACTCACGGCCAGAATATTCTGGTTGCTGAGCCAGGCTCCGGCCCTTCCCGCTCGGCCCGGGCGCCACTTACCCTGGAAGGCGGTCTCGTGGTTGCGCTGCACGCCGTCGCCCACCCGCCGCAGGGTCTCGAGCGCCCTGCGGCCCGCCGCGCCGGCCTCGCCCAGAGGCTTCGAGTCCTTGGAGCCGGTCGCTTGCTCCCGCAGGTAGCACGAGATGATCTCCAGCGACTGGCGGTACAGCTCGTCGTCTTCCTCCTCGGGCGGCGGCGGCGTGGAGGGCAGCGAGCCGTCGGCTCCGGAGCTCTTAGCCGCGTCGCTCACGCGCTCCAGCAGGGGCAGCACGGCCGGGCGCTTGCTGATCGCCTCCGGCTCGTAGCCGTCCAGCTCCTCCTCGGGAGACAtgatggcggcggcggcggccgacGCGGCCATGTCCTCGGGCGGCACGGCGAGGAGGCCGGGCGACTTATGCAGCCGCCTCTCTGCCGACGCGGTGACGTCGGGGTCCTCGGCGCCCACGGGCGGCGGCCGGGCGACCACCCGCGCGCCGGGCAGCAGagtggcctcccctcccccctcgcGCCGCGCCTTGGCCTCCTCGGCCGCCAGGCGCGCCCCTGCCGGAGAACCGCCGCCCGCGCCGAGGCTAGCGCCGCCGCAGTACAGGTTCAAGCCGATGACCGCGTTTCTCCGCAGGCCAAACATGGTCGGACGCCGCAGGCTGAGGGGAACGAGCGGGGAAGGCCACGACTCCAGACTCGAGGCAGGCGGAAGTCAGGAGTGAGGAAGGCTGTTCCCTGCCGCCGCCTTAGGGCCGCTCTGACGCAAGCGAGGACTTCCCGTAAAAGGGGAAAGGGGCGGGAGCTTCCGGAGGGCTGGCCCGGCCACTCCGGGCCTCTTCCGGCCTGAGCGCTCTCGCGGCTTTCGCAAAGACTTCGGTTGGCGGTGCGCGGTTCCGGGACTGGGCTCGCGGGTGGTGCATTTGCGTGCTGTGCAACTCTCAGCCCCGCTGGCCCAAGTGCTTGGCTTCCCCGGGAACAGGCCCTGCTCGGGAATGTCTGCTGCTTCGTGTCAGTGTTTGAATTTCAGGCCGCCCTGGAACTCTGTGTGGCCCAGCCTGGCCCTAACAGTAGGCagtcctgccttagcctttctcGGGCTGGCACGATAGGCTTGCACTACCTGCCGCGTTTTCATACCATACCAGTtcttaaacatttttgttttgtgtatgtgtggttgtgtgcctgcctccaggtggatgggtgctgggagctgaacccctCACCTAGAAGAGCAGACAAAGCTCTTAATCCCAGTCTCCTCCACCATAGCATTCTTCATCATTGATTCGCTTAGAAATTAGGGGGAGTCCTGCTCCGCCATTTTTCAACTGTGAGCCCTCACTCGCTGTGTTCCAAAATGACTTTTCATGGACTACTATGAAGGAGTTATTTACGTGGAGCCTGCGAAAAGGTTCAGCTGGTGAAAGGCTCCTGCCACTGAAACCCAATCCTAAAGGCCTGAGTTCAATACACAGAACCCAGCTAAAGGTGAAGGAGTGAGACAACTttacagagttgtcctctggctgCCATAAGAGCCCAGCTCCCTACCCTGCCCGCAAACACAATAAAAGTCTAAAAATGAGCCATTTATAGTGGCTGGACCTATAGCTCAATTGGTAGAAGTGCTCACCCAGCCCTGGGGAGACAGGCTGGAGACTAGATTTATAGATTATTTTTGGCTACATGATGAGCCTGCTGTCTAAAAATAATGATGGTTATGGGTATAACTCAGTCGGTGGAGTTTGTCTACCCCTGTAGAAGTCCTGggttgatccccagcactgcataaaatgGTGAGGAGCTTTGGTGTACTGGCTAgacttatgtcaacttgacacaagctggagttccgtggactggtggtcctggattccataagaaaacaggctgagcaagccatgggaaacaagccagtaagcagctcctgcccatggcctctgcatcagcttctgcctctaggctcctgccctgtgtgagttcctgtcctgatggccttcagtgatgaacagtaatgtggcaGCAAgcgtaagccaaataaagcctcTCCTCCGCAAgctgctttggttatggtgttttgccacagcaataGAGACCCTAACTAGGACACTTGGTCTACACAGGAAGCTCTGAGTCAGAGGGTGTTAAACGGTGAGAGCTTGTCtcaagccaaataaataaataaataaacaaatatcaagCCTTGGCTTTAAAGCCCTGATAAGTGGCTGCCCACCTCCACTTCCAGCACTCGGCTGATGGCCCAGCGAGCAGAGACACTGCCCAACCCCGACCCACACGCTGGAAGGGAAACGGATTCCTGAACAaggtctctggcctccacacatgcattaaatctatacatttttgtctttggtttttagagacggtttctctgtgtagccttggctgccctggaacttgttctgtagaccaggctggccttgaactcacagaaatctgcctgcttctgcctcccaagtgctaggattaaaggcatgcaccaccattgcctgatataaatagataaatattaaaTTACAGTACATGAAGAGACAGAACCATACGATTATTGTAGGACAAGATCTAGAATCCTAGTCTTATAGGATGTGACAGTATTTTGCAGTTGTAGTGACTAAAATATTTCTGCAAGAAACTTTTAATCATGAAACAACAAGTAACCACAATCTGAGATGGGATATATACAGGAAATGTTGCAACTGAGAGGAATTCATTTGTGTTAGATGATCTATAGGAAGGCTTGCCCAGGTTGGTCCCTAATTGGAAaccatcttcctgccttggcctgcTGCATTCTAGAAGTATAGTCAGGATACCAGTTGGCACACTCAGCATGAccttaaaaaaatatcattttaaattatgtgcgTGTGGGCATGAGTGCAGATGCATCTGGAAGTCGAGGCCTGTGAGGCAGCTACTTAGCTGAACCtgggtgctctggaagagcagcgggCCAGCTCGACCCCCTGGGCCATCTTGCTGTCCCTCTTTTTTTAAAGCTCTTAGACACAGAGTGagatgtagccttggctggcttgaacttgctgtgtagctgaggatagccttgagCTAATTAATTCTCCTGCTTCTTCCAAAGTTGCCCCACAGACCTAGTGTGGCTTTGGACTCTCGTGTATGCAGTTGGGACACATGACACTGAGTAGCATGATGTATGTTCTAATTCAGTTTCATTCCTAATTGTGGGGTTAGGATGAGTCAACAGACAGGGCTAGAGGCAAAGGCATAGCTGAGTCTGCCACAGTGCAGAGTCAAGTCACAATGTTCTGGATGGCTGCAGTCTGTAGAGCTGTAGGCCCAGCTTGCCAAAGCCACGATTGATTCCGAATCCAAAGCTAGCCTAAGCCGCAGCAAGAATCTCTGtctctcagaaacaaaaacaaaacaaaaacaaatgccagTGCTAGGAGGGGTGACTTATCCCGGGACTCCGCCAGGGCTTGACAGGCAGCAGGGCAGGAGTCCAAGAACATCCTCTCTTACTGTTACATAATggctctgaggccagcctgggctaccatgAATTCccgtctcaaaaaccaaaataaccaaagacattaaaaccaaaacaaactcagaaagaaagagacctATAATGAGCAGTGGAAGAGGACAGAATCCCTTTAGAAGCACAGGAGGGTGGCTTGCGGGGAAGGTGTGTGCCCGCCAACCGGCTTGATGAGGAGTCAGATCCCAGGAGCCAGGGGACAAGGGGACAGTGGAGTGCCTTGGGCTGTTCTCTCACCTCACAGGGTGCATGACATACATCTCCCagagtttgaggctacactttacaGGCCAAGCCGTGGGCTAGCCGTCAAATTGAAGAAGAGTCTTATGTCCTTTAGGGTGGAGGTGTGTGTCCTTTAAGGTTCTGAGAtccagggtggggctgggagcaGTTGATGGGGTGGCAGCTCACCTGGCATCCAGAGAGGCCTGGGTCTGACCTGTAGTACTGCACAGACAGATGTGGAAGCGTATGTCTGTAATTATGAGACTGCAGGGAGGAAGGCACCAAGCTTAGAGGCTGGAGCTCACCCACTTCCTGGCCAGTTTACCTATTATAGGACCCGGTTAAACAGGAGCAGACGTCTCCACTCACCCCtccaagaaagaaaatacaacaacaacaacaaaaagtattcgtttgtttgtttgtttgtttgttttcttgagacagggtttctctgtatagccctggctgtcctggaactcattctgtagacaaggctggcctcgaactcaaaaatccacctgcctctgcctcccagagtgctggcattacaggcgtgcatcgCCACCGCCCAGCCAGTATTATATTTTCTAATAACTTCCATGAGTGTCACAGGGATCCTGCAGTGGTCACTGTAACAGCGTGTTAGCCCAGGCAGGTCCCTTCAACCCCTTACATAGGTGAGGCAAGTATTTTTATGacttttctttcagacaggataTCATGTAGCCAGAACCAGCCTCAgatcactatgtagctgaggatgtccCTTTATGAGTCTAttttatcatttgtgtgtgtgaaggtgagTGCTTgggggacacctcctgggaggagGCAGTGCTTCCTCCCACCATGCGGCTGGCCGTGGATTGATTGAATTTATGTCCTCCCACCTGGCAGCCCCTCTGCCCGCTGCCTGGACCTTGAGTTTATGATCCTTCCGCTTCTACCTCCAGCAGCTGGGACTGTGGGGATACATCACCTCGTCTAGTTAACTAATGtgaggttgttttatttttaagtttgtttgtttgtttgttttggggttttcaaAACCAGCTTTctcttgggttggagagatgactcggtggttaagagcactgattgctcttctgaaggtcctgagttcaaatcccagcaaccacagggtggctcacaaccatctgtaacaagatctgactccctcttctggtgtgtctgaagacagctacagtgtacttagatataataatacatatattaaaaaacaaaacaaaaaaacaccccagctttctctgtgtagccctggctgtcccagaactctgtagaccaggtcggtcttgaactcagagatgcacctgcctctgtctcccctggtgctgggattatagggatGGGGTCACATGTaaagtaatgggtttcattatttccatatatttatgcCACTATACTTTGCTGctattcctctccctcccctaaaCTCCCAGTAATTCCGTTTAAACTGTGATCTCCCGAGGGGAAAGAGGTAGCTCAGAGCAGTGCTGATGAGCCGGGAGCCAGCCCCGGGGATTGCCGGAATGGGAGTGAAAGTATCAACAGGagaaaagaagacacagaaatgtAGCAGATTAAGGGGCAAGTTAAATCCAAGCAGCAAAGAGCAAAAACTGCTGTTCAGCCTAGCCCTTCCGCAttccggggtgtgtgtgtgtgtgtgtgtgtgtgtgtgtgtgtagaccgtCACTACAGCAACCATCTGCTTCCTGTCGTCCTATGACCTCATAGCTTGAATTGCTTAAGTGTGGCTGGGACCCCAGTGAGTGCAGGCTAAGGGAAGCAACTGGTCTGGCTGAATGAGGAAGACTGTGCAGGAAAAAAACAACATTGTTTTCGCCTCCTGGCTCCTGTGAGCCTCACAGTCTCTTGGCGCCTCTCTTCCAGGCCTAACCCTCAGGTTAGACCTTTATTAACATACCCTGCAGGGGCCCTCCACGGTGGgactcacctttaatcctaatGTTTGGCAGATGGGCAGGTGGGTGTGGGGACATatcatctcaaaaagaaagaaaacctatgTCCCCATGTCACCTCCCACCAAAGGCACTTTTCCTGGTCTTCCTGTCCTTACTGCTTCTCACGGGAAGAAAAGGGgttttgggagctggagagacggctcagtagttaaaagcattgactgctcttagaggggttcagttcccagcaaccacacagtggctcatcaccgtctgtaatgggatccctcttctggtgtgtctgagaacagctacagtgtattcatataaataaaaataagtctttaagaaaaaaagaagagaaaagggttcatttgtttttgttgaggcagggtttctctgggtaccATACCTCTGGcagtcctagaacttgttctgtaaaccaggctggcctcaaactccgatacgcacctgcctctgcctcctactgTGCTGGAATTTAAGGTACGTACTGCCACTGCCAGGCAAGAaaagactttgtttttaatttgctggttctgaggatcaaactcaggaggGGAGGCAGACACTCTTCCAGTTTGTATTttttagggagtggggggggaggggagatatcaTCTCTATaatctagccttgaactcttgacccttCTCCtcgatgctaggatcacagggcAGCTCCAGATTTAGGCAAGCTTTCTTTGCTGACCTATGACCTCTGTATGTATGTCAGCCTAAAAGGTCCCAACCTTGATTTAAAGCAATCACAGGTAAAGCTAAGTTTTGcaaatattttgtgatatttttacCAATTATGTAAACTTTTATCCAATTGGGGGATCCCCTTCGTGAGCAAGAGGAAGGGCAGAGCTGTGGCTTCCCATTTTCACCCAGGTGCCACTTTCGAGGCCACCCactgaggggaaaagaggggagacTCCcatcttctttgtgtgtgtgtgtgtgtgtgtgtgtgtgtgtgtgtgtagggtattTGTCTGGATGCATGTCTGGAAGTGTGTGCTTCAGCTGCTAGAAAAGGGGATtgggtcccctgggactggagtcccAGACGTGAGcaatcatgtgggtgctggggataaaACCCTGATCCTTTAGTGGAACAGTCAGTCTCTTAACTAGGAAGCCATTTCCAAAGCCCCAGGAAATCCCCACCTGATGCTGGGGTA carries:
- the Mcl1 gene encoding induced myeloid leukemia cell differentiation protein Mcl-1 isoform X2, encoding MFGLRRNAVIGLNLYCGGASLGAGGGSPAGARLAAEEAKARREGGGEATLLPGARVVARPPPVGAEDPDVTASAERRLHKSPGLLAVPPEDMAASAAAAAIMSPEEELDGYEPEAISKRPAVLPLLERVSDAAKSSGADGSLPSTPPPPEEEDDELYRQSLEIISCYLREQATGSKDSKPLGEAGAAGRRALETLRRVGDGVQRNHETAFQGWVCGVLPRSGPRRRHQKCAAGFCGCCWSRGWSGISNKIAL
- the Mcl1 gene encoding induced myeloid leukemia cell differentiation protein Mcl-1 isoform X1, with amino-acid sequence MFGLRRNAVIGLNLYCGGASLGAGGGSPAGARLAAEEAKARREGGGEATLLPGARVVARPPPVGAEDPDVTASAERRLHKSPGLLAVPPEDMAASAAAAAIMSPEEELDGYEPEAISKRPAVLPLLERVSDAAKSSGADGSLPSTPPPPEEEDDELYRQSLEIISCYLREQATGSKDSKPLGEAGAAGRRALETLRRVGDGVQRNHETAFQGMLRKLDIKNEDDVKSFSRVMVHVFKDGVTNWGRIVTLISFGAFVAKHLKSINQESCIEPLAESITDVLVRTKRDWLVKQRGWDGFVEFFHVQDLEGGIRNVLLAFAGVAGVGAGLAYLIR